The Candidatus Kaelpia aquatica genomic interval AATCTTTGCAACTTCTACATATGCATCCGTACTTATCTCCCCAGCTACAAAAGCCATTCCTGTAGTCAGGAGAGTCTCACAAGCCACTCTAGAGTCGGGATCCTTATCTATTAAAGCATCTAGGACAGCATCTGATATTGTATCTGCTATTTTATCTGGGTGGCCCTTTGTTACTGATTCAGACGTAATAAGATATTTTCTCATCTTAGCCATTAGAAATTCCTCCTTTCATTAACAACATTTATTGCTTTTTTATAACATTCTATACTTCCGCCAATGTCGGCCCAACTACCGCTTCTCTGAATGAAACCATAGAGAGACCCTCTCTCTGCTAAGTAGCGGAAATATCCTCCTAAAGCATCTTTAGAACCGTCTCTTTCACAAAACTCATTGACCATGCTTAGTTTATTCTTAGGCAGATAGTAAACTCCAAATGCTATCAGCGAGCTGAAGGGAACTTTAGGCTTCTCTTGAAACCTTAGAACTTTACTATCCTTATCTAAAGAGAGCACGCCGTACTTAGACGCCTCCTCTCTATCTTTAAGCCTATAGAGAAGCAGCCAGTTTTGATCTTTTCTCTTTTTAACAGAGGAAAGAAAACCTTCTAATTTAAAAGAGAATACCATATCAGAAACCAAAAGCAAAACATCATCTTTTATTTTTTCACTTTTCAGTATAAATTCAAGGTTTCCAACTGCACCAAGTTTATCTCTCTGTGTTCTAGTGCCGTCTGATCTTATGACTATAGGAACAGAAGTATGGTAATTTTCGACCCAATTGATAAGATTACTATAGTACTTATCATTGGTTATTATATTTATCTTTTTTAAATCTAGAGGCTTTAGTTTCTTTAAAATATACTCTATGACTGGTAAGCCATTTATCGGAAAGAGCGCCTTGGGTATCTTCTTCGTTAAAGGATAGAGCCTCTTGCCAACCCCTGCTGCTAAAATCACTGCCTCCATTAGACCCCTACCAACTCTCCGTAATCTTTACCCAGCAATGCTTTTAATTCTGCTTTCAGGAAGTCTTTTATCGCTTTGGCAGAATCCATCTTCATAACCTCTGCTGCAATCTTCTCTGCCTGGGCTATTTCAACAATAGAGACAATGAGCTTAAGCTCAGGTATTATCAAAGGACTAACACTAAATTCACGTAATCCTAGCCCAAGAAGGAGAGGGAAAAAATAATTAACCCCAGCCATCTCTCCGCACATACCGACAGGAATATGATACTCTCTACTATCTTTTATAATCCGGTCTATTAATCTTAAGACCCCGGGGTGAGCAGGTTCATAGAGATAGGAAATCTTCTCATTTATGCGGTCAACTGCAATAGAATACTGTATAAGATCATTAGTCCCGATGCTGAAGAAATCAACCCTGTTTTTAAGATGGTCACAGACCATAGCTGCTGAAGGTGTTTCAAGCATAGCTCCTATCTTTAGATCTTTATTATAGGGGATCTCTTCTCTATCTAAATCCCGCATAACCTCAACTATAATCTTTCTGGCTTCATCCACCTCTTCAATCCCTGATATCATAGGAAGCATTATCTGAAGATCGCCATGGACCGAGGCTCTCAACATAGCTCTAAGCTGAGTCTTAAATATGCTGGGCCTGGCCAGACAGAACCTTATCGCCCGCCAACCAAGAAAAGGATTCAGCTCATAAGATATATCCATCTGGGATATAAACTTATCCCCGCCAAGATCTACCGTCCTTATAGTAACTGTATCTGGAACCATCTGAAGAACAACCATCTTGTAGGCCTGGTACTGCTCATCTTCGGTTGGAAGGTTTTCGCGATTTAAATAGAGGTACTCTGTTCTATAAAGCCCGATGCCATCAGCCCCATGGTCTTGAACCGACTTAACCTCCGGGGGAAACTCTATGTTGGCCATTATCTTAATGGCTACACCGTCTTTGGTCTTACTCTCATTATCTTTAAACTCCATAATGCGAACCAATTTAGCCTCTACCTTGTTCTTCTTCTCCTGGTATAACCTCAAAGTAGCATGGGAAGGATTGACGATCAGCTCCCCGCTGCTGCCATCTACAATAACAATGTCTCCCGCCTCTATCTTGGAGGTAGCATTCTCTGCACCTACAATAGCCGGGATCTCAAACGACTTAGCCATTATTGCAGCATGGGTAGTCGGACCTCCGCTCTCTGTAACAAGACCTAAGACAAACTCTCTGTTTAAAACAGCTGTATCTGAGGGAGAGAGATCGTGAGCAATCAATATAGTCTTCTCTTTAAACTCTTTAGCGGCCAACATATCTTTGCCTATTAGATTTTTCAAAACCCTCTTGCCAAAATCACTGATATCTTGGGCTCTCTCTTTAAGATAGGGATCGTCAAGCTTTGCAAGAGCCTTCTTATATTTTTTAAGTACATCAAAAAATACATATTCAACGCCGCAAAGCTCCTTTCTCAGCCTCTCTATAATCTCCTCCAGCAAAACCCTGTCTTCTAATAGCATGAGCTGAACATCAAAGATATTAGCGTACTTAGAGCCCATCTCCTTAGCCATGCTGTTCTGTATCTTGACTATCTCTTTCTTTGTCTTAAGAAGAGCGTTTTCCAGGCTCTTTATCTCCTCGCTCAAATCAGACTCTTTAATGCTCCTATGTTCTACCTGCAGTAAGTCATTTGATATAACATGAGCCTTGGCTATACCTATGCCCGGTGAGACTGGAACCCCTTTAAGTTTTATCTCTTTATCAAACATCTTCTTTTAATATTATTCTCTCCAATAAATCCATAGCTTCTTCTGCATCTTCACCTTCAACTTCAATAATAATTTCATCCTTACATTCTACACCCAGAGTTAAGATATTTAAAATAGATTTCCCATCTACGACTAAATCTCCTTTTGTAACTGTAACTTTTGACATAAATTTATTCGCCGTCTCAACAAGCATTGCAGCAGGCCTTGCATGTAAGCCTTGCTCAGAAACCAATCTCAGCCTCTTTACAATTTTCATAGCTCACCTACGCCTAATTTAAAATTAAAATCCAGAGACTCTTTTTTAAGCGGCCAGATAAAATGCATAGATAGCCCCTGATAGGACTTCTCTAAGCCAAGCTCAGAATCAGAGATAGTATAAATAGGATATAAAAGGATGGTTGTCTCTTTCGAGAACTTAAACGAATACTTTAACTTAAACCAGCTATCCTCTAATACTAATTCCCGAGCCTTTAAAAACCCTTCCTTTTTTAATGCCTCTTCTGAATATAAGAGCAAATTGAACTCAGAAGAGAACACTGAACCGCTATCCAAGCTATGTTTTATGTTATATGAAAAATTAAGAAAATTCTGACTTAACTTAAGACTCTTTACTAAAGATAAACCTTTAGCATCTATAGAAGCCGCTACGCCCCCCTTATCGACTTTACATATATAAGGTTTCTCATAGAGGCTTAAAATATCTCTTACTCTATTTCTTGAAAAATCTTTCTCATTTAAATCAGACTCTGAGTAAATATGATCTATCCAGGCAGATTTTCTATAATAATCATATACCAGCTCGCCTTGAAGACATTGAATTGCTGCTGATGTTCGATTATGAATACTAGGAGGGTTTGCTGAAGCTATAAGCTCGCTGTTAACCTCGTTCTCCTGAAGTATCTTTTTATGATAAGACTCTGCTCTTCTTGTAAGAGTATTTAAAATATTCATATTTTTAGGCTTATAGTCTATCTCAGTGATGGTGCCTCCAGAACATGGACAGATATAAAGGTTGTAGACTTTATCTTTAAATATAATCTCTTCATTTCCATCCAAATCAATATCCTTCTGCACAACCAACGGAAATTTAACTTTAGTTACAGCATCCAAATCATTCTCAGCATCTATAAGATATCTATAAGCAAGATATCTTAAATGAGTGAGGTAGAGCCCGCCAAAGACCCCGTGCCAATAGACATCGTTGTTTTGGGCCTTATAGAGCTTCTCTCTTATGTGAGGATAGACTCTCTTTGAATCTTCTTCTAGCTTTTCTAGCTTCAAACTGATATCAAACACTCTTTTCTGGAGGTGGTTACTCTCAGGATATTTAATCAAAAAATTCCTAAACATACCTCCTGACCAGTCCATCATCTCTGAATAACTTGCAGATGGTAAATATATTCTGCCTGAAGACGAGTGAGAATCTAAGATATCACTAAAATGAGCTGTTTTAAGCCAATCGCTATTTTGAGATAAGAGAGTAAAAAACTTACTCAACCATTGTTCTTTGTAAACCCAGTCGTATGTATCCGGCCAAAATCCGAATTTTTCTAAATCATCCCCAAAAGATATCGCCTTTATTCCTTGTTCTTTTTTTGATCTTAAATAATCTATTGAATCAACTGGAGGCTTAAACGGCATTGAATATCTTAAGAATTTAGAGCTTGGGAAGAGGGCTAAGTCACAGTTCTTATCTTCGGTAATATAATAACCTCCTAAACTCTCCTGATCCAATCCAGCTCTTTTAAAATGTTCATCATCAACAATAATAAAATCAACTCCAGAGGTCTTTATCGATTTGACTAAATCCGGCTCCCAGACTCTCTCAGTAAGCCAAAGCCCTCTAGGTTTAACCTTAAATATCTCGCTTATCCTAGAGAGATATAACTCTATCTGGTTCTTCTTGTCCCGATCAGAAAGAAGTACCAATATAGGCTCGTAATAGCCGGCTGAGAGAAGCTCCAGCTGCCCTTTCTTGACTAAACTTTTTATAAGATTTAAAAATTCCACCTGATTCTTTAAGGTCCAATCCAAGAGACTGCCGCTTATATGGAACGATATTTTTATCTCCGGAAACTGAGATAGTGTATTAAAAAAAGGAATGTATGAACTCTCAAAAGCCTGATGAAAAACATTATCAAAATTATCGACCGGCTGGTGAGCATGAACAGCAATCAAGAAATTGATACTATCTTTATTTAAATCCATTTCCCTCTACTTTTATTAAGACCAAGCATCTCTAGTACTAGTTCAGAAAGCTTATTTGAATCATGTCTAACAACGTCTCCTAAATCAGATAGATCTCTGACAATAGCTTTAGGTCCTAGCTTCTCTACTTCGATAATATCAGTCTCTACGGGAGAGCTGTCCTCTTTCTGATAATTTTGAAGTATCTCACTGGGAATAAAGGATGAGTTAAGCACTGCATATTGGATCAAATCCGAAGAAGTATGCTCAAAGATAGCCTTAATATGATCTGAAGCTGTATAATTATCGGTCTCACCAAGTTGAGTCATAATATTGGCCACATATATCTTAATAGCAGGGGAATTTAAAATGGCCTCCACCATGCCAGGCACAAGAAGATTAGGTATAACACTTGTGTAAAGACTGCCGGGGCCTAAAATAATAACATCTGCATTCTCAATCGCCTCCATAGCTTCATAAGTCAACTTACATTGAGGGGGAT includes:
- a CDS encoding HPr family phosphocarrier protein, which gives rise to MKIVKRLRLVSEQGLHARPAAMLVETANKFMSKVTVTKGDLVVDGKSILNILTLGVECKDEIIIEVEGEDAEEAMDLLERIILKEDV
- a CDS encoding sugar phosphate nucleotidyltransferase gives rise to the protein MEAVILAAGVGKRLYPLTKKIPKALFPINGLPVIEYILKKLKPLDLKKINIITNDKYYSNLINWVENYHTSVPIVIRSDGTRTQRDKLGAVGNLEFILKSEKIKDDVLLLVSDMVFSFKLEGFLSSVKKRKDQNWLLLYRLKDREEASKYGVLSLDKDSKVLRFQEKPKVPFSSLIAFGVYYLPKNKLSMVNEFCERDGSKDALGGYFRYLAERGSLYGFIQRSGSWADIGGSIECYKKAINVVNERRNF
- the ptsP gene encoding phosphoenolpyruvate--protein phosphotransferase produces the protein MFDKEIKLKGVPVSPGIGIAKAHVISNDLLQVEHRSIKESDLSEEIKSLENALLKTKKEIVKIQNSMAKEMGSKYANIFDVQLMLLEDRVLLEEIIERLRKELCGVEYVFFDVLKKYKKALAKLDDPYLKERAQDISDFGKRVLKNLIGKDMLAAKEFKEKTILIAHDLSPSDTAVLNREFVLGLVTESGGPTTHAAIMAKSFEIPAIVGAENATSKIEAGDIVIVDGSSGELIVNPSHATLRLYQEKKNKVEAKLVRIMEFKDNESKTKDGVAIKIMANIEFPPEVKSVQDHGADGIGLYRTEYLYLNRENLPTEDEQYQAYKMVVLQMVPDTVTIRTVDLGGDKFISQMDISYELNPFLGWRAIRFCLARPSIFKTQLRAMLRASVHGDLQIMLPMISGIEEVDEARKIIVEVMRDLDREEIPYNKDLKIGAMLETPSAAMVCDHLKNRVDFFSIGTNDLIQYSIAVDRINEKISYLYEPAHPGVLRLIDRIIKDSREYHIPVGMCGEMAGVNYFFPLLLGLGLREFSVSPLIIPELKLIVSIVEIAQAEKIAAEVMKMDSAKAIKDFLKAELKALLGKDYGELVGV
- a CDS encoding DUF1926 domain-containing protein, which gives rise to MDLNKDSINFLIAVHAHQPVDNFDNVFHQAFESSYIPFFNTLSQFPEIKISFHISGSLLDWTLKNQVEFLNLIKSLVKKGQLELLSAGYYEPILVLLSDRDKKNQIELYLSRISEIFKVKPRGLWLTERVWEPDLVKSIKTSGVDFIIVDDEHFKRAGLDQESLGGYYITEDKNCDLALFPSSKFLRYSMPFKPPVDSIDYLRSKKEQGIKAISFGDDLEKFGFWPDTYDWVYKEQWLSKFFTLLSQNSDWLKTAHFSDILDSHSSSGRIYLPSASYSEMMDWSGGMFRNFLIKYPESNHLQKRVFDISLKLEKLEEDSKRVYPHIREKLYKAQNNDVYWHGVFGGLYLTHLRYLAYRYLIDAENDLDAVTKVKFPLVVQKDIDLDGNEEIIFKDKVYNLYICPCSGGTITEIDYKPKNMNILNTLTRRAESYHKKILQENEVNSELIASANPPSIHNRTSAAIQCLQGELVYDYYRKSAWIDHIYSESDLNEKDFSRNRVRDILSLYEKPYICKVDKGGVAASIDAKGLSLVKSLKLSQNFLNFSYNIKHSLDSGSVFSSEFNLLLYSEEALKKEGFLKARELVLEDSWFKLKYSFKFSKETTILLYPIYTISDSELGLEKSYQGLSMHFIWPLKKESLDFNFKLGVGEL